The Streptococcus sp. 29896 genome includes a region encoding these proteins:
- the gshAB gene encoding bifunctional glutamate--cysteine ligase GshA/glutathione synthetase GshB produces the protein MLQKLSPNSPILQATFGLERESLRINADNRVAQTSHPENLGSRNFHPYIQTDYSEPQLELITPVAHSTKEARRFLGAITDVAVRSMDKSEYLWPLSMPPVISEDEIQIAQLESDYEYQYRVGLADRYGKLLQSMSGIHYNFELGKDLTQQLFAVSGYDDLTSFKNTLYLKLAQNFLRYRWLLTYLYGASSLAEEGFLADEIGCVRSIRNSNYGYVNAPDVHISFSSLEQYVTDIEQAVASGQLSAEKEFYSAVRLRGAKTSREFLTKGITYLEFRNFDLNPFEPLAISQETLDTTHLFALALLCLDDMDQVDEELAQAADLNNRIALSHPHTPLPAEADASPILTAMKAIVQHFGLDDYYSQLITQVETALQDPRLTLSGKIAEQVEDGSLERFGQQQGRLFHDYAWTAPYALKGYENMELSTQMILFDAIQMGLHVDILDEEDQFLKLWHGDHVEYIKNGNMTSKDNYVIPLAMANKVVTKKILDQAGFPVPAGAEFANKTDALRYYGQVASSAIVVKPKSTNFGLGISIFQEPASLADYEKALDIAFSEDSHVLVEEFVAGTEYRFFVLDGKCEAVLLRVAANVVGDGSSTIRELVDKKNQDPLRGRDHRSPLEIINLGDIELLMLEQQGYTPDTVLPEGVQAFLRGNSNISTGGDSIDMTDQMDESYKQLAADMATAMGAWACGVDLIIPDRTKPASKEDPNCTCIELNFNPAMYLHTYTYAGPGQSITPKILRKLFPEL, from the coding sequence ATGTTACAGAAATTATCCCCAAACAGTCCCATCCTCCAAGCCACCTTCGGTTTGGAACGGGAATCCTTACGCATCAATGCTGACAACCGCGTGGCTCAGACGTCCCACCCAGAAAACCTAGGCTCACGCAATTTTCATCCCTATATCCAGACAGACTACAGCGAGCCACAGCTGGAGCTGATTACGCCTGTGGCTCATTCGACCAAGGAGGCCCGCCGTTTCCTAGGAGCCATTACGGATGTCGCTGTGCGGTCCATGGACAAGAGCGAGTACCTCTGGCCCCTGTCCATGCCACCTGTGATTTCAGAAGACGAGATTCAGATTGCCCAGCTGGAGAGCGACTACGAGTACCAGTACCGTGTCGGCTTGGCAGACCGCTACGGCAAACTACTCCAATCCATGTCTGGCATTCACTACAATTTTGAGCTAGGTAAAGACCTGACCCAACAACTCTTTGCAGTCAGTGGGTATGACGACCTTACCAGCTTTAAAAATACCCTCTATCTCAAACTGGCTCAGAATTTCTTACGCTACCGTTGGCTCTTGACCTACCTCTATGGAGCTAGCAGTCTGGCTGAGGAGGGATTTTTAGCAGATGAGATTGGCTGCGTGCGGTCCATTCGCAACTCCAACTACGGCTATGTCAACGCCCCCGATGTCCACATCTCCTTCTCTTCGCTAGAGCAATACGTGACCGACATCGAACAAGCCGTGGCTAGCGGTCAGCTGTCTGCTGAAAAGGAATTTTATTCAGCTGTCCGCCTCCGTGGAGCTAAGACCAGTCGAGAATTCTTAACCAAGGGCATTACCTATCTGGAGTTCCGCAACTTCGACCTCAACCCCTTCGAGCCACTGGCTATTAGCCAAGAAACGCTGGACACCACCCATCTCTTTGCCTTGGCACTGCTCTGTCTTGATGATATGGACCAAGTTGATGAAGAGTTGGCTCAGGCGGCAGACCTCAACAACCGCATCGCCCTCAGTCATCCCCACACCCCCCTACCAGCAGAGGCAGATGCCAGCCCTATCCTGACCGCTATGAAGGCTATCGTTCAGCATTTCGGACTGGATGATTACTACAGTCAGCTCATTACTCAGGTAGAGACAGCCCTTCAAGACCCTCGTCTGACCCTTTCTGGAAAAATAGCAGAGCAGGTTGAAGATGGGTCTCTGGAAAGATTTGGCCAGCAGCAAGGACGACTCTTCCATGACTATGCTTGGACAGCCCCTTACGCCCTCAAGGGCTATGAAAACATGGAACTCTCCACCCAAATGATTCTCTTTGACGCCATTCAAATGGGCTTGCATGTCGATATTTTGGATGAAGAAGACCAGTTTCTCAAGCTCTGGCATGGTGACCATGTCGAGTATATCAAGAATGGCAACATGACCTCCAAGGACAACTATGTCATTCCTCTCGCCATGGCCAACAAGGTCGTAACCAAAAAGATTTTGGACCAGGCTGGTTTCCCAGTGCCTGCGGGAGCTGAATTTGCAAACAAGACAGATGCCCTGCGGTATTACGGACAGGTAGCCAGCTCTGCTATTGTTGTCAAACCAAAATCCACCAACTTCGGTCTTGGCATCTCTATCTTCCAAGAACCAGCCAGCCTTGCGGACTATGAAAAGGCCCTGGACATTGCCTTTTCAGAAGACAGCCATGTACTAGTGGAGGAATTCGTAGCGGGAACCGAGTACCGCTTCTTCGTCCTGGACGGCAAGTGCGAGGCTGTCCTGCTCCGCGTCGCAGCCAATGTCGTGGGGGACGGTAGCTCAACCATCCGTGAATTAGTGGACAAGAAAAATCAAGATCCACTGCGAGGGCGTGACCACCGTTCGCCGCTGGAAATCATTAACTTGGGTGACATCGAACTGCTTATGTTGGAGCAACAGGGCTACACGCCTGATACAGTTTTGCCAGAGGGCGTTCAAGCCTTTCTGCGTGGCAATTCTAATATCTCAACAGGTGGCGACTCCATCGATATGACCGACCAGATGGACGAGTCCTACAAGCAACTGGCCGCTGATATGGCGACTGCTATGGGAGCTTGGGCCTGTGGTGTGGACTTGATTATCCCCGACCGCACCAAGCCAGCCAGCAAAGAAGATCCTAACTGTACCTGCATCGAACTCAACTTCAACCCTGCCATGTACCTGCACACCTATACTTACGCAGGACCTGGGCAGAGCATTACACCAAAAATCTTGCGGAAATTGTTTCCAGAACTATAG
- a CDS encoding NUDIX domain-containing protein, whose amino-acid sequence MVRPEGLSDKEYYEKYGTEEEFLAWYQQQDLPRFEKPSVTADMVVYSFVQGRIKLLLIRRAAHPCQHKLSLVGGFIARGEDAYQTCQREIKKEAGLDLPRNHIEQLLTVSNPERDPRGWMMTIAHLVYLPSQALDLVKPGPDGREPIVIDVDFKTAQCFYEDQVLGAEDFAFDHYEIVMTSIQRIQGRMKWNPTFLNLLQQPFTIYAATDLVNLISPDKKILHNNFLAKYGDFVEEVGEERLPKRKPRKTYRLKESL is encoded by the coding sequence ATGGTTAGGCCAGAAGGTCTATCAGACAAGGAATATTATGAAAAATATGGGACGGAAGAAGAATTTTTGGCCTGGTACCAACAACAGGATTTGCCGCGTTTTGAAAAGCCTAGTGTAACGGCTGATATGGTGGTTTATAGTTTTGTCCAGGGTCGAATCAAGCTCCTCTTGATTCGGCGGGCTGCCCATCCTTGTCAACACAAACTCTCCTTGGTAGGTGGCTTTATTGCCAGAGGCGAGGATGCCTACCAGACCTGCCAGCGTGAGATAAAAAAAGAAGCAGGACTGGATTTGCCACGGAATCACATTGAGCAGCTTTTGACGGTTTCCAATCCAGAACGGGATCCGCGGGGCTGGATGATGACCATTGCACACTTGGTTTACCTGCCTAGTCAGGCCTTGGACTTGGTCAAGCCAGGTCCAGATGGACGGGAGCCGATTGTGATTGATGTAGATTTTAAGACAGCGCAGTGCTTCTATGAGGATCAGGTCTTGGGGGCAGAGGATTTTGCCTTTGACCATTATGAGATTGTTATGACCTCTATCCAGCGGATTCAAGGGCGAATGAAGTGGAATCCTACTTTTCTCAATCTCTTGCAGCAACCTTTTACCATCTATGCTGCGACGGACTTGGTCAATCTGATTTCTCCTGACAAAAAAATACTCCACAACAATTTCCTTGCCAAATATGGAGATTTTGTGGAAGAAGTGGGGGAAGAGCGCCTGCCCAAACGCAAACCCAGAAAAACCTACCGTTTGAAAGAAAGTTTATAA
- the pnuC gene encoding nicotinamide riboside transporter PnuC — translation MNQLLQRIEGMKTAVTQVPENMAAIASRARKMGLLGVLQAVVADLFLGRTLFQWSYLLVLSSVPFVLEFTNGAANHDWVGLFTSWTGIVCVIMVAEGRASNYFFGFLNSVIYFALSYQNMFYGEVMTAIFFIVMQPVGLYFWLTARVNGVAEEEKTEFEARKLDLKGWIKWLGFTLLVWASFGLIYQSVGSARPFRDSITDGTNWTGQFLMTYLYREQWIFWIATNLFSIYLWWGTSLHMQAMYWVYALNSAVGWYQWSKSIKEGQVA, via the coding sequence ATGAATCAATTGCTTCAGCGTATCGAAGGGATGAAGACCGCTGTGACACAGGTTCCAGAAAATATGGCTGCGATTGCAAGCAGGGCAAGGAAAATGGGGCTACTTGGGGTCTTGCAGGCGGTTGTTGCAGACCTGTTTTTAGGGCGGACGCTCTTTCAATGGTCTTACTTACTGGTCCTGTCGAGTGTGCCTTTTGTCTTAGAGTTTACCAATGGTGCTGCCAATCATGACTGGGTTGGGCTTTTTACCTCCTGGACGGGCATTGTCTGCGTGATTATGGTGGCAGAAGGTCGTGCAAGTAACTACTTTTTTGGTTTTCTGAATAGTGTGATTTACTTTGCCCTCTCCTACCAAAATATGTTTTATGGAGAAGTAATGACAGCCATCTTTTTCATTGTCATGCAGCCAGTTGGTCTTTATTTTTGGTTGACTGCCCGTGTTAATGGAGTGGCGGAAGAGGAGAAGACGGAGTTTGAGGCCCGTAAGTTGGACTTGAAGGGCTGGATCAAATGGCTGGGCTTCACTTTACTGGTTTGGGCAAGTTTTGGCTTGATTTATCAATCGGTTGGTTCGGCTCGTCCATTCCGTGACTCTATCACAGATGGGACCAACTGGACGGGTCAATTTTTGATGACCTATCTTTACCGTGAACAGTGGATTTTCTGGATTGCGACTAATCTATTCTCTATCTATCTCTGGTGGGGGACTTCTCTTCACATGCAAGCCATGTACTGGGTTTATGCCCTGAACAGTGCGGTTGGTTGGTACCAGTGGTCTAAGTCTATAAAAGAGGGGCAGGTGGCGTAG
- the dusB gene encoding tRNA dihydrouridine synthase DusB, with amino-acid sequence MANLNTPFMIGDVEIPNRCVLAPMAGVTNSAFRTIAKEMGAGLVVMEMISEKGLLYNNEKTLHMLHIDDNEYPMSIQLFGGDAEGLKRAADFIQKNTKANIVDINMGCPVNKVIKNEAGAKWLKDPDKIYHIIKEVTSVLDIPLTVKMRTGWNNTDLAVENALAAESGGVAALAMHGRTREQMYTGTVDLETLTKVAGSLTKIPFIANGDIRNVQDARQRIEEVGADAVMVGRTAMGNPYIFNQINHYLETGEVLPDLSFDDKLNVAFDHLTRLTNLKGESVAVREFRGLAPHYLRGSAGAAKIRGAVAKAETIEQVQELFDQAREAYQERITK; translated from the coding sequence ATGGCTAATCTCAACACCCCTTTTATGATTGGTGATGTGGAAATCCCCAATCGCTGCGTGCTGGCCCCAATGGCTGGCGTGACCAACTCGGCCTTCCGCACCATTGCCAAGGAAATGGGCGCAGGCCTGGTCGTTATGGAAATGATCTCTGAAAAAGGCCTTCTCTACAACAACGAAAAGACCCTCCACATGCTCCATATCGACGACAACGAATACCCCATGTCCATCCAGCTTTTTGGTGGCGATGCCGAAGGACTGAAACGGGCTGCGGACTTCATCCAGAAGAACACCAAGGCCAATATCGTGGACATCAACATGGGCTGCCCCGTCAACAAGGTCATCAAGAACGAGGCCGGTGCCAAGTGGCTCAAGGACCCCGACAAGATTTACCACATCATCAAGGAAGTGACCTCGGTCCTCGATATTCCCTTGACCGTTAAGATGCGGACCGGTTGGAATAACACCGACCTGGCGGTCGAAAATGCCCTGGCCGCAGAGAGTGGCGGTGTGGCTGCCCTAGCCATGCACGGACGAACCCGCGAGCAGATGTACACAGGAACGGTTGACCTGGAAACCTTGACCAAGGTGGCTGGCAGCCTGACCAAGATTCCCTTCATCGCAAACGGCGACATCCGCAATGTCCAAGATGCCCGCCAGCGAATCGAGGAAGTCGGAGCCGATGCCGTCATGGTCGGACGAACTGCCATGGGCAATCCTTACATCTTCAACCAAATCAACCACTATCTTGAAACAGGAGAAGTCCTGCCCGACCTCTCCTTCGATGACAAACTCAATGTCGCCTTCGACCACCTGACCCGATTGACCAATCTCAAAGGTGAGTCCGTTGCCGTCCGCGAATTCCGTGGCCTTGCTCCCCACTATCTCCGTGGCTCAGCAGGTGCTGCCAAAATTCGTGGCGCCGTTGCCAAGGCAGAAACCATTGAGCAGGTCCAAGAACTCTTTGACCAAGCCAGAGAAGCCTATCAAGAACGGATAACCAAATAA
- the hslO gene encoding Hsp33 family molecular chaperone HslO — protein MDKIIKTLSKSGHFRAFVLDSTETVKTAQEKHDTMASSTVALGRTLIANQILAANEKGDTKITLKILASGAVGAIISVANTKGQVKGYIQNPDLDYKRTATGEVIVGPLVGNGQFLVITDYGTGHPYNSMTPLISGEIGEDFAYFLTDSQQTPSAVGLNVLLDEEDKVKVAGGFLLQVLPGATEAEIARFEKRIQEMPAISSLLASENHIEALLSAIYGDDDFKHLSEEEIGFVCDCSKDRFLDALASLPKTDLQEMKDEDKGVDITCQFCQTHYHFDENDLEELING, from the coding sequence ATGGATAAAATTATTAAGACTCTATCAAAAAGCGGGCATTTCCGTGCCTTTGTGCTAGACAGCACAGAAACCGTAAAAACTGCCCAAGAAAAACATGACACCATGGCGTCGTCCACCGTGGCTCTGGGCCGCACCCTCATCGCCAATCAGATCTTGGCTGCCAATGAAAAAGGCGATACCAAGATTACCCTGAAAATCTTGGCCAGCGGTGCTGTTGGGGCTATCATCTCCGTTGCTAATACCAAAGGTCAGGTCAAGGGCTACATTCAAAATCCAGACTTGGACTACAAACGGACAGCGACTGGTGAAGTCATCGTTGGGCCGCTTGTGGGCAATGGCCAATTCCTGGTCATCACAGACTACGGAACAGGCCATCCTTACAACTCCATGACACCCTTGATTTCGGGTGAGATCGGTGAAGACTTTGCTTATTTCTTAACAGACAGCCAGCAGACACCTTCTGCGGTGGGACTGAACGTGTTATTAGACGAAGAAGACAAGGTCAAGGTAGCTGGCGGATTCTTGCTGCAAGTTTTACCAGGTGCAACTGAGGCTGAAATTGCCCGTTTCGAGAAACGCATCCAGGAAATGCCTGCCATTTCGAGCTTGCTGGCTTCTGAAAACCACATAGAAGCTCTGCTATCCGCCATTTATGGCGACGACGACTTCAAACACCTATCCGAAGAGGAAATCGGCTTTGTCTGCGACTGCTCTAAAGACCGCTTCCTCGATGCTCTAGCCAGCCTGCCAAAAACAGACCTGCAAGAGATGAAAGACGAGGACAAGGGCGTGGACATCACCTGTCAATTCTGCCAGACCCATTACCACTTTGACGAAAACGATTTGGAGGAACTCATCAATGGCTAA
- a CDS encoding AAA family ATPase, protein MKKTVAVIFGTFAPMHKGHIDLIQRAKRENDRAVVIVSGYDQDRGHQIGLGLQKRFRYIRETFNDEALVSVFKLDETGMPPYPEGWTPWLEALEALVSPREDEDLVFYVSEKEYAEELRSRGYLASFTERNFGISATLIRENPAKYWNSIAKPFRRHFSKNVLVVGSASNGKTTLVRDLGRYYSCPVSLEYARYYQQRYNVRDDELTGKDYNYLLTGQYRQTSDLIDSETNRGLVIADTNATVTEAYYDYYIGETSSSFHSLCADTVKNEKWDLIIFVLPTGSYVDDGFRDMTMADADIRNAFTEHLKDLVAKNHPQTQLAYIGGDYAENYAKAIQLIDGIYQEY, encoded by the coding sequence ATGAAAAAAACAGTTGCAGTTATCTTTGGGACTTTTGCGCCAATGCACAAGGGGCACATTGACTTGATTCAGCGTGCCAAACGAGAAAATGACCGAGCGGTGGTCATCGTTTCGGGCTATGATCAGGACCGTGGACATCAGATTGGTTTGGGCTTGCAGAAGCGCTTCCGCTATATCCGTGAAACCTTTAATGACGAAGCCTTAGTTTCTGTTTTTAAGTTGGATGAGACTGGCATGCCGCCTTATCCAGAGGGTTGGACCCCTTGGTTAGAAGCCTTGGAGGCCTTGGTTTCTCCTCGGGAAGACGAGGATTTGGTCTTCTATGTTTCAGAAAAAGAGTATGCAGAGGAATTGCGGTCACGGGGCTATCTAGCTTCCTTTACGGAGAGAAATTTTGGGATTTCTGCGACACTGATTCGGGAAAATCCTGCCAAGTATTGGAATTCCATCGCCAAGCCCTTCCGACGTCACTTTTCTAAGAATGTCTTGGTGGTCGGCTCAGCTTCAAATGGAAAAACCACGCTAGTGCGAGATCTGGGCCGCTATTATTCCTGTCCCGTTTCGTTGGAATATGCCCGCTACTACCAGCAACGCTACAATGTCCGTGACGATGAGTTGACAGGAAAGGACTACAACTATCTTCTGACAGGTCAATACCGGCAAACCTCTGATTTGATTGATTCGGAGACCAACAGGGGATTGGTGATTGCAGATACCAACGCGACTGTTACAGAAGCCTACTACGACTACTACATCGGTGAAACTTCTAGTTCCTTCCACTCGCTTTGTGCGGATACGGTGAAGAATGAAAAATGGGATTTGATTATCTTTGTCTTGCCGACGGGTTCTTATGTTGATGATGGTTTTCGGGATATGACCATGGCTGACGCTGACATTCGCAATGCCTTCACCGAGCATTTGAAGGATTTGGTTGCCAAAAACCATCCGCAAACCCAGTTGGCTTATATCGGTGGGGATTATGCAGAAAACTATGCCAAGGCCATTCAGTTGATCGATGGTATTTATCAGGAATATTAG
- a CDS encoding DUF6359 domain-containing protein, which yields MKLRSYSLLTGLGSAAVTAGLLISLSVAPLSIHATEVAIENYPTLAVTNAEVTIQGYLVAPLNSSGTAFEATNKTNIGLGASPTTAATDTIPVQLREPLRSQFNLVDHPELIGKLVRITGTSERYMGRPGIKSTTSIQVLDEASSSVETPAEPTGSTETPPATENAQLTSTPISTVRAGNLGTSYTISGKIISAVNAWGGHGFYLQGSDGAGIYIYPGAALSYQTGDTVQLTGTLGEYKGERQLTAVSQHQPVTESIETPVLETTIAQLPNQQQATMISLKGVTVGQIQSDNYQNSTFSVTDADGQTVEVRLDSRSGIKTADLLTHINQGDKINLTAVLSTFNGKLQLKPFALSHFEVVEKASAQPSQTEEVTVGQIQGASHRSPLVDKNVSLKNAVVTYVVSNNTFYVQDHTPDSDPKTSDGILIYTDSLKTNVKVGDQVSLSGRVEEYLGRGYAEREDTDLTITQIRATEVTVDGTAPVPAPIVLGLDRTIPADIIDNDGFAQFDPEEDALDFWESLEGMVVAVDDAKILGPLKNKEIYVTPAAGQLTLNKVGGVNLRPDGNNTNIIPLLLKNGKQIVKSGDYFTGRIAGPVTYSYTNYKVYVDDSTLPPLHEGTTQPETTTILPSEDKLTIASYNIENFSADSKSTSDAKVQRIAKSFVADLHSPDIIGLIEVQDNNGATNDGTTDASQSAARLIAAIQAAGGPAYTYVDIAPENNQDGGQEGGNIRVGFLYNANRVSLSDKPIGTATQAVVWENGELNLSLGRIDPTNSAWAAVRKTLAAEFVFKGEKVVVLANHLNSKRGDTGLYGKIQPISLQSEVKRHALAQILSDFTKTGLAQNPSANVVMLGDFNDFEFTQTVGILEAEGMANLVSLHDAADRFSYFYNGNNQSLDNILVSTNLLDRYAFDMVHVNSAFMEEHGRASDHDPLLVQLDLTKSVTTTPTEPNTDQPTDTAPTNTGETNKGQNGKNQTETEKETKESATVSSETNPAPIKTSRKKILPRTGQEASFVLISLGLLTLALNLFKKCNRS from the coding sequence ATGAAATTGCGAAGCTATTCCCTTCTTACAGGTTTGGGCTCTGCCGCAGTCACCGCCGGTCTCTTGATCAGCCTGTCTGTCGCTCCCTTGTCCATCCACGCTACGGAAGTAGCCATCGAGAACTATCCGACCCTAGCTGTGACAAATGCTGAGGTGACCATTCAAGGCTACCTTGTCGCTCCACTCAACAGTAGCGGGACAGCCTTCGAAGCTACGAACAAAACCAACATCGGACTAGGAGCTAGCCCAACGACCGCTGCCACCGATACCATTCCTGTACAATTACGGGAGCCTTTGCGCAGTCAATTCAACCTGGTTGACCATCCTGAGTTGATTGGTAAGTTGGTTCGCATCACCGGAACAAGCGAGCGCTACATGGGCAGGCCCGGTATCAAATCAACGACCAGTATCCAAGTATTGGACGAGGCAAGCTCATCAGTTGAAACCCCAGCTGAACCGACTGGTTCAACCGAAACTCCCCCAGCTACAGAAAACGCCCAGCTGACCTCTACACCCATTTCGACCGTTCGAGCAGGTAACTTAGGCACCAGCTATACCATTTCTGGAAAAATTATCAGCGCGGTAAATGCTTGGGGTGGCCATGGTTTTTACCTTCAGGGATCCGATGGAGCCGGAATTTACATCTATCCAGGAGCAGCCTTAAGCTACCAGACAGGCGATACCGTTCAACTGACAGGAACCCTTGGAGAATACAAGGGCGAACGTCAATTAACTGCAGTCAGCCAGCACCAGCCTGTGACCGAATCAATTGAGACTCCTGTCCTTGAGACCACCATCGCCCAATTGCCCAACCAACAACAGGCAACTATGATTAGCCTAAAAGGGGTAACCGTTGGACAAATCCAAAGCGACAACTATCAAAATTCGACCTTCTCTGTAACAGATGCCGATGGACAGACCGTTGAAGTCCGTCTCGATAGCCGATCCGGCATCAAGACCGCTGATCTGCTTACCCACATCAACCAGGGAGACAAGATCAACCTCACTGCTGTTTTATCCACTTTTAATGGTAAATTGCAATTAAAACCATTTGCCCTGTCGCATTTTGAAGTGGTTGAAAAAGCCAGCGCACAACCAAGCCAAACCGAAGAAGTGACGGTCGGGCAAATCCAAGGAGCTAGCCACAGATCTCCTCTGGTTGACAAAAATGTGAGCCTAAAAAATGCCGTAGTGACCTATGTCGTCTCCAACAATACCTTCTATGTCCAAGACCATACACCAGACAGCGATCCAAAAACATCAGACGGCATCCTCATTTACACAGATTCTCTCAAAACAAACGTAAAAGTCGGTGACCAGGTGAGTCTTTCTGGACGAGTTGAAGAATACCTAGGCAGAGGATATGCGGAACGTGAGGACACCGATTTAACCATCACACAAATTCGAGCTACTGAAGTAACTGTGGATGGGACTGCACCTGTACCAGCTCCTATCGTCCTTGGTCTTGATCGAACCATCCCAGCAGATATTATTGACAATGACGGCTTTGCACAATTTGATCCAGAAGAAGATGCACTCGATTTCTGGGAATCACTTGAAGGCATGGTTGTCGCCGTTGATGATGCAAAAATCCTCGGCCCACTAAAAAACAAGGAAATCTACGTTACACCAGCTGCTGGCCAGCTGACTCTAAATAAGGTTGGCGGTGTTAACCTTCGACCTGACGGAAATAACACCAACATTATTCCCCTCCTTTTGAAAAACGGTAAACAAATTGTCAAATCAGGGGACTATTTTACTGGCCGAATCGCTGGACCAGTTACCTATTCTTATACCAATTATAAGGTCTATGTAGATGACAGTACCTTACCACCCCTTCATGAGGGAACGACACAACCTGAAACAACTACCATTCTTCCAAGCGAGGACAAGCTGACCATCGCTTCTTATAACATTGAAAATTTCTCTGCTGACAGCAAGTCAACATCAGATGCTAAAGTCCAACGCATTGCCAAATCCTTTGTTGCAGACCTGCATTCTCCAGATATCATCGGATTGATTGAAGTGCAGGACAACAACGGTGCTACAAACGATGGCACAACGGATGCCAGTCAGAGTGCCGCACGCTTGATTGCCGCTATTCAGGCAGCTGGAGGTCCAGCCTATACCTATGTGGACATTGCTCCTGAAAATAATCAGGACGGTGGACAAGAAGGGGGCAATATTCGTGTCGGCTTCCTTTATAACGCCAACCGCGTCAGCCTTTCCGATAAACCAATTGGTACTGCAACACAGGCAGTAGTTTGGGAAAACGGCGAACTCAACCTTAGTCTTGGCCGCATCGACCCAACCAACAGCGCTTGGGCTGCTGTCCGCAAAACACTTGCAGCTGAGTTTGTCTTCAAAGGCGAGAAAGTCGTTGTCCTTGCCAACCATCTCAATTCAAAACGCGGCGACACCGGCCTCTACGGAAAAATTCAACCGATTAGCCTCCAGTCAGAGGTAAAACGCCATGCCCTAGCTCAGATTCTTTCTGACTTTACCAAGACAGGTCTAGCTCAAAATCCGAGTGCCAATGTTGTTATGTTAGGCGACTTCAACGATTTTGAATTTACCCAAACAGTTGGCATATTAGAAGCAGAAGGAATGGCAAACCTGGTCAGCCTTCATGATGCAGCAGACCGCTTCTCCTATTTCTACAACGGCAATAATCAATCACTAGATAACATTTTGGTCTCTACCAATCTCCTTGATCGCTATGCCTTTGACATGGTCCATGTCAATTCAGCCTTTATGGAGGAACATGGCAGAGCTTCTGACCATGACCCACTCTTGGTACAGCTAGATTTGACAAAATCTGTAACGACTACACCAACCGAACCAAATACAGACCAACCTACCGACACAGCACCTACAAACACTGGTGAAACAAACAAGGGGCAAAACGGAAAAAATCAGACTGAAACCGAAAAAGAAACCAAGGAATCAGCTACTGTTTCTTCAGAAACCAACCCAGCACCAATAAAAACGAGCCGGAAAAAAATCCTACCTCGTACAGGACAGGAAGCGAGCTTTGTTTTGATTTCGCTAGGACTTCTTACCTTGGCACTCAATCTATTCAAAAAATGCAACCGCTCCTAA